The following are encoded in a window of Halosolutus halophilus genomic DNA:
- a CDS encoding alkaline phosphatase family protein, producing MRTDLESRLRDRLTEDGYLFPDYGKYCFARIPDTVRSVLGHAGEQPLPADVLAGLDGEYDRVLVLLVDGFGLAFWKRHRGRAVLDRLDERGIVSPLTTIYPSETAAALTTFHTGTLPASHGLLGWDVYDPADDAAYEAFTATVKAGDDAVDHDLQDVFEGAPIYPDFEAAGIDCRHVVPFPETYDGATCHSYGPDESLDGFEPTLRNAFAAADDPAFLFAYLPQIDTAAHAYGTHSDEYRETVDDVFATIDRAFSGLDADSAGDTLVVLTADHGHVDTDAGRTVDLETIDGVVEALERHGDGEPVRYAGSPRNVHLHLRDGRVEDVRSILDDRLDARVFTQADVLDRSLFGGGPRSETFRRRLGDLVIVHRDSGVWYGSDRPKLDLVGMHGGLHPDEMLVPFAAIELEGLLA from the coding sequence ATGCGCACCGATCTCGAGTCCCGGCTTCGCGATCGGTTGACCGAGGACGGCTACCTGTTTCCCGACTACGGGAAGTACTGTTTCGCCAGGATTCCCGACACCGTCCGGTCGGTGCTCGGCCACGCGGGAGAGCAGCCGCTCCCGGCGGACGTCCTCGCCGGCCTCGACGGCGAGTACGATCGGGTTCTCGTGTTGCTGGTCGACGGATTCGGTCTCGCGTTCTGGAAACGCCATCGCGGACGGGCGGTGCTCGATCGACTCGACGAACGGGGCATCGTCTCCCCGCTCACGACGATCTACCCCTCCGAGACGGCGGCGGCGCTCACGACGTTTCACACCGGAACGCTGCCGGCGAGCCACGGCCTGCTGGGGTGGGACGTGTACGATCCGGCCGACGACGCCGCGTACGAGGCCTTCACCGCGACCGTCAAGGCGGGCGACGACGCCGTCGACCACGACCTTCAGGACGTCTTCGAGGGGGCTCCGATCTACCCCGATTTCGAGGCGGCCGGGATCGACTGTCGCCACGTCGTCCCGTTCCCGGAGACCTACGACGGAGCGACCTGCCACTCCTACGGCCCGGACGAGAGCCTCGACGGCTTCGAACCGACGCTGCGGAACGCGTTCGCCGCCGCCGACGATCCCGCCTTCCTCTTCGCCTACCTGCCACAGATCGACACCGCCGCCCACGCGTACGGGACCCACTCCGACGAGTACCGCGAGACCGTCGACGACGTGTTCGCGACGATCGATCGGGCCTTCTCGGGGCTCGACGCCGACTCGGCGGGCGACACCCTCGTCGTCCTGACCGCGGACCACGGCCACGTCGACACCGACGCCGGTCGGACCGTCGACCTCGAGACGATCGACGGGGTGGTCGAGGCCCTGGAGCGCCACGGCGACGGCGAGCCGGTTCGGTACGCGGGCAGTCCGCGGAACGTCCATCTGCACCTGCGGGACGGCCGGGTCGAGGACGTCCGCTCGATCCTCGACGATCGACTCGATGCCCGCGTCTTCACGCAGGCGGACGTGCTCGATCGGAGCCTCTTCGGCGGCGGGCCGCGAAGCGAGACGTTCCGCCGGCGACTCGGCGACCTCGTGATCGTCCACCGCGACTCGGGGGTCTGGTACGGCAGCGATCGGCCCAAACTCGACCTGGTCGGGATGCACGGCGGCCTCCACCCCGACGAGATGCTCGTTCCGTTCGCGGCGATCGAACTCGAGGGCCTGCTGGCGTGA
- a CDS encoding DUF4242 domain-containing protein produces MTNYDVLREFEAGITNEQLEQAVESSGEAIEEFRSGGVPMSYLGSQTFLNEDGSIGATMCRYDADSEATLREHSERAGLAVSDIFVVGPPHAGMAPKTSGTSKSA; encoded by the coding sequence ATGACTAACTACGACGTATTACGTGAGTTCGAAGCGGGAATCACAAACGAGCAGTTGGAGCAGGCGGTTGAAAGTTCGGGCGAAGCCATCGAGGAATTCCGAAGTGGAGGGGTACCGATGTCGTATCTCGGCTCCCAGACGTTCCTCAATGAGGATGGATCGATCGGCGCGACGATGTGTCGGTACGACGCAGACTCTGAAGCGACGCTCCGCGAACACAGTGAGCGGGCCGGTCTTGCTGTGAGCGATATCTTCGTGGTTGGCCCCCCGCACGCTGGGATGGCCCCGAAGACCAGCGGCACGTCGAAGTCGGCCTGA
- the aroC gene encoding chorismate synthase, translating into MNGNRFGRLFQVTTFGESHGEAMGCTVSGCPAGLELSAEDIQADLDRRKPGQSMITTSRGEPDAVSIKSGIQDGYTTGTPIGMVIQNKDARSGKYEPFITAPRPSHGDFTYSAKFGTRNWGGGGRSSARETVNWVAAGAIAKKLLEGAGIELKAHVNQIGDIEAPEVSFEDIKAHSEENDVRCAHPETADRMQERIEEYQDEGDSIGGSIYFEARGVPVGLGAPRFDSLSARLGQAMMAVPATTAFEFGLGKEAREWTGKERNDDWEFDSEGNPTPVENDHGGIQGGISSGEPVYGEVTLHAPTSIPKSQQTADWETGEIKEEQVIGRHDPVLPPRGVPVVEAMLALTLVDFMLLSGRINPDRVDDRPGEYDTDYHPSNPRNE; encoded by the coding sequence ATGAACGGCAATCGCTTCGGTCGTCTCTTCCAGGTGACCACCTTCGGTGAGAGCCACGGAGAGGCGATGGGCTGTACCGTCTCCGGCTGTCCGGCCGGCCTCGAACTGTCCGCGGAGGACATTCAGGCGGATCTCGATCGACGCAAGCCGGGCCAGTCGATGATCACGACCAGCCGCGGCGAACCCGACGCGGTCTCGATCAAGTCGGGCATCCAGGACGGCTACACGACGGGGACGCCGATCGGGATGGTCATCCAGAACAAGGACGCCCGATCGGGCAAGTACGAACCCTTCATCACCGCGCCGCGGCCGTCCCACGGCGACTTCACCTACTCCGCCAAGTTCGGGACGCGCAACTGGGGCGGCGGCGGCCGATCGTCGGCCCGCGAGACGGTCAACTGGGTCGCCGCGGGCGCGATCGCGAAGAAACTCCTCGAAGGAGCGGGGATCGAACTCAAGGCCCACGTCAACCAGATCGGGGACATCGAGGCTCCCGAGGTGAGCTTCGAGGACATCAAAGCACACAGCGAGGAGAACGACGTCCGCTGTGCCCACCCCGAAACGGCTGACCGGATGCAGGAACGGATCGAGGAGTACCAGGACGAAGGCGACTCGATCGGCGGCAGCATCTACTTCGAGGCCCGGGGCGTCCCCGTCGGCCTCGGCGCGCCGCGGTTCGACTCCCTTTCGGCTCGTCTCGGTCAGGCTATGATGGCGGTTCCGGCGACGACCGCGTTCGAGTTCGGACTCGGGAAGGAAGCGCGCGAGTGGACCGGCAAGGAGCGCAACGACGACTGGGAGTTCGATTCGGAGGGGAACCCGACTCCGGTCGAGAACGACCACGGCGGCATCCAGGGCGGCATCTCCAGCGGCGAACCGGTCTACGGCGAGGTGACGCTGCACGCGCCGACCTCGATCCCGAAGAGCCAGCAGACGGCCGACTGGGAGACCGGCGAGATCAAGGAGGAGCAGGTCATCGGCCGCCACGATCCCGTCCTCCCGCCGCGTGGGGTGCCGGTCGTCGAGGCGATGCTCGCCCTGACACTCGTCGACTTCATGCTGCTGTCGGGCCGCATCAACCCCGATCGGGTCGACGACCGGCCCGGCGAATACGATACGGATTACCACCCGAGCAACCCGCGGAACGAGTAG
- a CDS encoding thiamine pyrophosphate-dependent dehydrogenase E1 component subunit alpha, translating to MADFDLHSTAGRLEALRRMLTIRAFDEEAGDRFADGEIPGFVHLYIGEEAVGVGTCAALDPDDFISSTHRGHGHCIAKGLDPKYMMAELYGKAEGYCNGKGGSMHIADVDAGMLGANGIVGAGPPLATGAALSIDYQDGDQIAVGFLGDGAVAQGQVHEAINLAATWDLPAVFVVENNQYGEGTAVEKQHNVDNLSDTAQAYDIPGLTVDGMDVTAVEEGVAEARERATAGEGPTLVEAETYRYRGHYEGDEEPYRDDAEIERWQERDPIDSFKERLIDRGELTAEEFDDLQAAVEAEIEAAIEYAQEADRPTPDEAYDDMFAEMPPEIERFAAAAKARPDGGERISDSRASSEHNSDSGRQGGDRP from the coding sequence ATGGCAGACTTTGACTTACACAGCACGGCGGGGCGACTGGAAGCACTGCGACGGATGCTAACCATTCGCGCATTCGATGAGGAAGCTGGGGATCGGTTCGCAGACGGCGAAATACCGGGGTTCGTACACCTCTACATCGGAGAGGAGGCGGTCGGTGTCGGGACGTGTGCGGCCCTCGACCCGGACGACTTCATTTCGAGCACCCATCGCGGCCACGGCCACTGCATCGCGAAGGGACTCGACCCGAAGTACATGATGGCCGAACTCTACGGCAAGGCCGAGGGCTACTGCAACGGCAAGGGTGGCTCGATGCACATCGCGGACGTCGACGCCGGAATGCTCGGCGCGAACGGGATCGTCGGCGCCGGGCCGCCGCTCGCGACCGGCGCGGCGCTGTCGATCGACTACCAGGACGGCGATCAGATCGCGGTCGGCTTCCTCGGGGACGGGGCCGTCGCGCAGGGCCAGGTTCACGAGGCGATCAACCTCGCTGCGACCTGGGACCTGCCGGCGGTCTTCGTCGTCGAGAACAACCAGTACGGCGAGGGGACGGCGGTCGAGAAGCAACACAACGTCGACAACCTGAGCGACACGGCACAGGCCTACGACATTCCCGGACTGACCGTCGACGGGATGGACGTCACCGCGGTCGAAGAGGGCGTCGCCGAGGCGCGCGAACGCGCCACTGCGGGCGAGGGACCGACGCTCGTCGAGGCCGAGACCTACCGCTACCGCGGCCACTACGAGGGCGACGAGGAGCCCTACCGGGACGACGCGGAGATCGAACGCTGGCAGGAACGGGACCCGATCGACTCGTTCAAGGAACGACTGATCGATCGCGGCGAACTCACGGCCGAGGAGTTCGACGACCTGCAGGCGGCGGTGGAGGCCGAGATAGAGGCGGCGATCGAGTACGCCCAGGAGGCCGATCGGCCGACGCCGGACGAGGCCTACGACGACATGTTCGCCGAGATGCCACCGGAGATCGAACGCTTTGCGGCGGCGGCGAAGGCGAGACCCGACGGCGGTGAGCGAATCTCTGATTCGCGAGCCTCGTCGGAGCACAACTCCGACAGCGGCCGTCAGGGAGGTGACCGACCGTGA
- a CDS encoding alpha-ketoacid dehydrogenase subunit beta: protein MTVREAIRQALREELDRDEDVFLMGEDIGVFGGVLEVTGDLYEEFGEERVRDTPISEAGFTGAATGAAATGTRPVVELMFSDFSGVAMEQIMNQMAKMRYMFGGKAEMPLTVRTTEGGGMGAASQHSGTVHTWIAHFPGLKAVAPGTAAAAKGLTKAAIRSNDPVFVFENKMIYEQQGAVPTDEDFTVPIGEAAIEREGDDVTVVATQRLVGESLQTAESIADDVDVEVIDARSLYPLDTETIVESVEKTGRLIVADESPLSYGTHAEIVARVQEEAFFSLDAPIQRVGTPDTHIPFSPTLEEEVLPDGEDVREAIERVA, encoded by the coding sequence ATGACCGTCCGGGAGGCCATTCGACAGGCCCTCCGCGAAGAACTCGACCGCGACGAGGACGTGTTCCTCATGGGCGAGGACATCGGCGTCTTCGGGGGCGTCCTCGAGGTGACCGGCGACCTCTACGAGGAGTTCGGCGAGGAGCGGGTCCGTGATACCCCGATCAGCGAGGCCGGCTTTACCGGTGCGGCGACGGGTGCCGCGGCAACGGGCACCCGACCGGTCGTCGAACTCATGTTCTCGGACTTCAGCGGCGTCGCGATGGAACAGATCATGAACCAGATGGCGAAGATGCGGTACATGTTCGGCGGGAAGGCCGAGATGCCGCTCACCGTCCGGACCACCGAGGGCGGCGGGATGGGTGCCGCGAGCCAGCACTCGGGGACGGTCCACACCTGGATCGCGCACTTCCCCGGCCTGAAGGCCGTCGCCCCCGGCACCGCCGCGGCCGCGAAGGGGCTGACGAAGGCGGCGATCCGATCGAACGACCCCGTCTTCGTCTTCGAGAACAAGATGATTTACGAACAGCAGGGTGCGGTGCCGACCGACGAGGACTTCACGGTCCCGATCGGCGAGGCCGCGATCGAGCGCGAGGGCGACGACGTCACCGTGGTCGCGACCCAGCGCCTCGTCGGCGAGTCCTTACAGACCGCCGAGAGCATCGCCGACGACGTGGACGTCGAGGTGATCGACGCTCGATCGCTGTACCCGCTCGATACCGAGACGATCGTCGAGAGCGTCGAGAAGACCGGTCGGCTCATCGTCGCCGACGAGAGCCCGCTCTCGTACGGCACCCACGCGGAAATCGTCGCTCGCGTCCAGGAAGAGGCGTTCTTCAGCCTCGACGCACCCATCCAGCGGGTGGGGACGCCCGACACGCACATCCCGTTCAGTCCGACGCTCGAAGAGGAGGTGCTCCCCGACGGCGAGGACGTCCGCGAGGCGATCGAGCGGGTGGCCTGA
- a CDS encoding NAD(+)/NADH kinase, whose protein sequence is MTHVGLIVNPAAGRDIRRLTGGASVVDNYAKRRVAECVLDGLTAVADPPAVRVMPDRSGIADHAIEASPDVVDATLLDQPVEKSSADTRRAAARFREVGVAAVVVLGGDGTTRDVAREIGDVPVIAVSTGTNNVVPTAVDGTLAGVAAALIATGAVPAADVTARHGMVEARAETSTGERRLSALAAAEVSSRSFVGTRALLDPADLCGGVVSRAHPGDVGLAAVAGAFERVAPTDPGGVALRLADPADAPRTVRSVLAPGVTATVGVASVDRLAWGETAQFDVPDGVVGADGERELELTGATVDLTPVLEGPRLVDVNETLSAGADAGALVAEGPDRLPAIED, encoded by the coding sequence GTGACGCACGTTGGACTGATCGTCAACCCCGCCGCTGGCCGCGACATCCGCCGGCTCACCGGCGGTGCCAGCGTCGTCGACAACTACGCGAAGCGCCGGGTCGCGGAGTGCGTGCTCGACGGCCTGACCGCGGTGGCCGATCCGCCGGCGGTACGGGTCATGCCGGACCGATCGGGAATCGCCGACCACGCGATCGAGGCGTCGCCCGACGTCGTGGACGCAACGCTGCTCGACCAACCGGTCGAGAAGTCGTCGGCCGACACCCGCCGGGCTGCCGCCCGGTTTCGCGAGGTGGGGGTCGCCGCGGTGGTCGTCCTCGGCGGTGACGGGACGACCCGCGACGTCGCCCGGGAAATCGGGGACGTCCCGGTGATCGCCGTCTCGACGGGGACGAACAACGTCGTCCCGACGGCCGTCGACGGCACCCTCGCTGGCGTCGCCGCGGCGCTGATCGCGACGGGTGCGGTCCCGGCGGCCGACGTGACCGCGCGACACGGGATGGTCGAGGCGCGTGCCGAGACGTCGACCGGCGAGCGCCGACTGTCGGCGCTCGCGGCCGCCGAAGTGTCCTCGCGATCGTTCGTCGGGACGCGGGCGCTTCTCGATCCGGCCGATCTGTGCGGCGGTGTCGTCTCGCGAGCCCACCCGGGCGACGTCGGTCTCGCGGCCGTCGCAGGTGCGTTCGAGCGAGTCGCACCCACCGATCCAGGCGGCGTCGCGCTCCGACTGGCCGACCCCGCCGACGCTCCGCGAACCGTTCGGTCGGTGCTCGCTCCCGGCGTCACCGCGACCGTCGGGGTCGCGTCCGTCGATCGGCTCGCGTGGGGCGAGACCGCCCAGTTCGACGTCCCCGACGGCGTCGTCGGGGCGGACGGGGAGCGCGAACTGGAACTCACGGGTGCGACGGTCGACCTCACGCCGGTTCTCGAGGGTCCCCGTCTCGTCGACGTCAACGAGACGCTCTCCGCCGGTGCCGACGCCGGTGCGCTCGTCGCCGAGGGGCCCGATCGACTGCCGGCGATCGAGGACTGA
- a CDS encoding VOC family protein, with translation MASDTVPQVDVELPELSQVAFVVEDLEDGMDRFDGLLGVGPWQVYRFEPPALTDRTFRGETHEYSMRLALAQLGETMLELIEPLEGPSIYTEHLDEHGEGLHHVACFAFEDPHAVVETFEDAGMPVIQSGNFDGVEFWYFDTAAELNGTIFETAANVDAIPEPDATYPE, from the coding sequence ATGGCCAGTGATACCGTTCCACAAGTGGACGTGGAGTTGCCGGAACTCTCGCAGGTCGCGTTCGTCGTCGAGGATCTGGAGGACGGGATGGATCGGTTCGACGGGTTACTCGGAGTCGGCCCCTGGCAGGTCTACCGGTTCGAGCCGCCCGCGCTGACCGATCGGACCTTCCGCGGCGAGACCCACGAGTACTCGATGCGGCTCGCACTCGCGCAACTCGGCGAGACGATGCTCGAACTGATCGAACCGCTCGAGGGCCCCAGCATCTACACCGAGCACCTCGACGAACACGGCGAGGGGCTGCACCACGTCGCCTGTTTCGCGTTCGAGGACCCACACGCGGTCGTCGAGACGTTCGAGGACGCCGGCATGCCGGTGATCCAGAGCGGCAACTTCGACGGGGTCGAGTTCTGGTACTTCGACACCGCGGCCGAACTCAACGGGACGATCTTCGAGACCGCGGCGAACGTCGACGCGATCCCGGAGCCGGACGCGACCTATCCGGAGTAG
- a CDS encoding 2-oxo acid dehydrogenase subunit E2 produces the protein MGYIVKMPKLGLEMERGELLAWEIDDGATVEEGDVIAEVESEKSVAEVEAREHGVLRRTYIEEGETVPPGTPIGIVAPADADITELEAEAETDLTAETEAATHESGTAADPATGSHEEPVVEPETGGDQGADVKASPRARERAENLGVDLTSVEGTGYQGAITEDDVEAAAEGEPADEADVDASPRARKRADELDVDLTSVEGSGYQGAITEEDVEEAATGATDATGRTPAETRSFGGMRKTIARRLGESYRDAVHVTVHRTADAEALFAATNAADEGLGADVSVQDVLLLAVSATLGDHPAFNATFEDEVHRLWADHNVGIAVDVDDGLIAPVLSDVGGKSLETIATERRDLVQRAIEGEYTMDDLRGGTFTVTNLGVLGVESFDPIINPPQVAILGVDAVSETPVRGPNDEVTWRRHLPLDLTFDHRIVDGADAARFLETLVDHLEEPWSLLPAEIEGEAESRSGAGTQMPERTVTAHNPDGMAGTIEAGSFAWDFDEPEDAGGTETGPSPVDVFLGGLAACLSLSVRFQASKRDAPIDAIDVTTDAEPEHGSVERIEATVRLETDADDETIERIVDLGERGCHVSQLLRDDLPVEITWERV, from the coding sequence AGAGCGTCGCCGAGGTCGAAGCGCGTGAACACGGCGTCCTCCGGCGAACGTACATCGAGGAAGGCGAGACGGTCCCACCCGGAACTCCGATCGGAATCGTCGCACCCGCCGACGCGGACATCACCGAACTCGAGGCGGAAGCGGAGACCGACCTGACGGCGGAGACGGAGGCGGCAACGCACGAGTCCGGCACAGCCGCTGATCCGGCCACGGGTAGCCACGAGGAACCGGTGGTCGAACCCGAAACTGGCGGCGACCAGGGGGCCGATGTAAAGGCGTCGCCACGCGCCAGAGAACGCGCCGAAAATCTCGGCGTCGACCTGACGTCCGTCGAGGGGACGGGCTACCAGGGAGCGATCACCGAGGACGACGTCGAGGCAGCGGCCGAGGGCGAACCGGCCGACGAAGCCGACGTCGACGCGTCTCCACGGGCGCGAAAACGGGCGGACGAACTGGACGTCGACCTGACGTCCGTCGAGGGATCGGGCTACCAGGGAGCGATCACCGAAGAGGACGTCGAGGAAGCGGCGACCGGGGCGACCGACGCGACCGGACGAACCCCCGCGGAGACGCGATCGTTCGGCGGGATGCGCAAGACGATCGCCAGACGGCTCGGCGAGAGCTACCGGGACGCCGTGCACGTGACGGTCCATCGCACCGCGGACGCCGAGGCCCTGTTCGCCGCGACGAACGCCGCGGACGAGGGCCTCGGAGCGGACGTCTCCGTCCAGGACGTGCTGTTGCTCGCGGTGTCGGCGACTCTCGGCGATCATCCGGCGTTCAACGCGACGTTCGAGGACGAGGTCCACCGGCTCTGGGCGGATCACAACGTCGGCATCGCCGTGGACGTCGACGATGGGCTGATCGCGCCGGTGCTGTCCGACGTCGGCGGCAAGTCGCTCGAAACGATCGCGACGGAGCGACGCGACCTCGTCCAGCGGGCGATCGAGGGCGAGTACACGATGGACGACTTGCGGGGTGGGACGTTCACGGTGACGAACCTCGGCGTGCTCGGGGTCGAATCGTTCGATCCGATCATCAACCCGCCGCAGGTCGCCATCCTCGGCGTCGACGCCGTCTCGGAGACGCCCGTTCGCGGCCCGAACGACGAGGTGACGTGGCGACGTCACCTCCCGCTCGATCTCACGTTCGATCACCGGATCGTCGACGGAGCCGACGCCGCCAGATTCCTCGAGACGCTCGTCGATCACCTCGAGGAGCCGTGGTCGCTGCTCCCCGCGGAGATCGAGGGCGAAGCCGAGAGCCGATCGGGCGCCGGAACGCAGATGCCCGAACGGACCGTCACCGCGCACAACCCCGATGGCATGGCCGGAACGATCGAGGCCGGCTCGTTCGCGTGGGATTTCGACGAACCCGAGGACGCGGGCGGGACGGAGACGGGGCCATCACCGGTCGACGTCTTCCTCGGCGGCCTGGCCGCTTGCCTCTCGCTGAGCGTGCGCTTCCAGGCCTCGAAGCGCGACGCGCCGATCGACGCGATCGACGTGACCACCGACGCCGAACCCGAACACGGGTCCGTCGAACGGATCGAGGCGACGGTCCGACTCGAGACGGACGCCGACGACGAGACGATCGAGCGCATCGTGGACCTCGGCGAACGGGGCTGTCACGTCTCGCAGCTCCTCCGGGACGATCTGCCGGTCGAGATCACCTGGGAACGAGTCTGA